From one Deltaproteobacteria bacterium genomic stretch:
- the hpt gene encoding hypoxanthine phosphoribosyltransferase, whose product MNSQDELVEILAPDIIATRVQELGKRISDDYEGRPLVIIGILKGAFIFLSDLVRSIKNDVIIDFVRLKSYGSKMESLGQVSITKDIETDIEGKDVLVVEDIVDTGYTIKYLMEILRLHNPASVSICCLIDKKERRKVNVSASYVGFDVPHGFLVGYGLDYDERYRNLPGIYHLTPGHVPQGFKPSDR is encoded by the coding sequence ATGAATTCCCAGGACGAACTTGTAGAGATCCTCGCCCCCGACATCATTGCAACACGTGTCCAGGAGCTCGGGAAACGCATTTCAGATGACTACGAAGGCCGCCCCCTTGTCATCATCGGGATTCTCAAGGGCGCGTTCATCTTTCTTTCCGACCTGGTCCGCTCCATCAAAAACGACGTCATCATCGATTTCGTCCGGCTCAAGAGCTATGGGTCGAAAATGGAATCTCTCGGGCAGGTTTCCATCACCAAGGACATAGAAACCGACATCGAGGGCAAGGATGTCCTCGTAGTGGAAGACATCGTGGACACCGGTTATACGATCAAGTATCTCATGGAAATTCTCCGCCTCCATAACCCCGCCTCCGTCTCCATCTGCTGCCTCATTGACAAAAAGGAACGCCGCAAAGTGAACGTCAGCGCCAGTTATGTGGGCTTCGATGTCCCGCACGGATTCCTCGTGGGCTATGGCCTCGATTACGATGAACGGTATCGGAATCTCCCTGGCATTTACCATCTCACTCCCGGCCACGTCCCCCAAGGTTTCAAGCCCTCGGACCGATAA